One genomic window of Sporosarcina ureae includes the following:
- a CDS encoding aspartate kinase has product MIIQKFGGIAMQNQQQRTKCIQHIRQALSKYRAVIVVVSAMGRKGDAYSTDDLLTLTDSFSKSGEARDLAAACGELIAAAVLSAELSTEGIDNTIVYGQNTGIRTSGDFCNATIDKINSTHIVNTFQTHSCIIVPGFQGMNIQGKFMTLGRGGSDLTAIALASALQAQHVEFFKDVPGVMSADPHTTSDYKRFDRLTFDEFLPLLKCNRPVIQEKAAVYAKQKAMPLHIRGIASNEEGTWILP; this is encoded by the coding sequence ATGATTATCCAGAAGTTCGGCGGAATTGCCATGCAGAATCAACAACAACGTACCAAGTGTATTCAGCATATTCGACAAGCATTGTCGAAATATCGTGCCGTCATCGTTGTAGTTTCTGCAATGGGTAGAAAAGGCGACGCCTATTCCACAGACGATTTGCTTACCCTGACGGACTCCTTCTCGAAATCTGGCGAAGCCAGAGACTTGGCCGCAGCATGTGGCGAATTAATCGCTGCAGCTGTATTATCTGCGGAATTATCCACGGAAGGTATAGACAATACGATTGTCTATGGACAAAATACAGGCATTCGCACATCGGGAGATTTCTGTAATGCAACGATTGATAAAATTAACAGTACACATATTGTCAATACATTTCAAACTCACTCATGTATCATCGTGCCTGGTTTTCAAGGAATGAATATACAAGGGAAGTTTATGACTCTCGGTAGAGGTGGCAGTGATTTGACGGCGATCGCACTAGCCTCTGCATTACAAGCTCAGCATGTAGAGTTTTTCAAAGATGTACCAGGTGTTATGTCAGCTGATCCTCATACTACTTCTGACTATAAACGATTTGATCGACTCACATTCGATGAATTCCTCCCGTTACTAAAATGTAATCGGCCCGTTATTCAAGAAAAAGCTGCAGTGTATGCAAAACAAAAAGCGATGCCTCTACATATACGAGGCATCGCATCAAATGAGGAAGGTACATG